The following is a genomic window from Amaranthus tricolor cultivar Red isolate AtriRed21 chromosome 10, ASM2621246v1, whole genome shotgun sequence.
ATGCATGACGAAGACTAAGGCTAAAACAATTACTAAAAGCATACAAGATACAAGTTTGAATCGGGGTGCAGAGTGTAAATAAAGAACATAAAGTGAAGAAACACATTGAACCATGAACAAGTAAATAAAGAACATGTACTTAGCAATTAGCAGCTTGGTCAAGACGGGTAGAGTTTAACAAATCATAAATCACAATCCTCGGGTGAGAATGGAACTATGATCCAAAAAACAAGTTTCTCGACCATATTGTTAACTTCTAAATTTCCCGTAGCCCTCCTTCCACCATTCAATGATTAAGCTATGCacaaaatataaacaaatttgTTTTTTGAAGGGGTAAGCTACTCACATCATGACTAAAGACTAAAGCATGGTTAAGGAACTTTAGAAAAAGAGAAGTCAAGTGTAAAACAAACTGCAAGCTTTATTTAATTACTGAATTGTATATAAATGCACACAACCATACCTTGTGTTCTATAAAAGCAAAGGATATTGCTTTCTTGACATGATTAAGCTATACAGCAAATAGAAATGCTCCTAATGCTCCAGTACTTTAATCTTCTCCAAACAATTTTGCATTTGCTGATTCAACTCGTCTGCAACTTGACCACCCTTTACAAGCTTATACTGCTCAAATTTTCCTTCTTCACAACTAAGGGCAGCCTTTTTACACGCTTTGATACTCCCTACAACAAATATGGATGCATAATGaatgaaaaatttgagaatCAACCAGAAACACTGAAGCATAAGGCCTCTGATGCAACATTCAACAAACAAGGATGTGCAGTTGGTGAGATAGGTAACAAGTTTTGGTGCACTCTATGTACTTAATATATGCAATTCATTTCTGTTAACATAATAAACCTAGAAACTTCAGATAAAGAATTCCATTTTATGGAAGACAAATTCTGCACTATAATAGATGAGTGCATTGCAAGGGCTCAATAACAGATTCTTTGACTGGCCTATTCAACAAGTGGGTTTGAATAATTTTGAGTTTAAAGTCACTCATTTAGTGAGTGGTCACTTGTGAGAAGAAAACATATTGACAGAAGACAGATCTCGACGACGACAACGGACCAGGTGTTGCTGACTTGTCAATCATTTCTGTCGGCTAAAATAACAGCCAGTTGTTACAAGTGCATGTACATGTACATGATTAGGGGCAAGTCATAAAAGTCTAGTCAGGCTGGACTCCTATACGTACCAGAAGTTCAAGTAGTACAAGAGTCCTACGTGAGTGAGGTTTGCCTGCAAAATGGGTGATAAGACTTGGAAAATTCAGTTCATTTAGAAGTCTTTTATTAATGTTTCCCTGCATAATTTGAAGTGCAGATTAGCTAGAAGTCTTGGGCTTGTAACTACTCGTGTTACAGACAAATTTACACATTGGAGATTGAGCTATATTGTTCAAGAACTACTTATCTTGATGTTCAGTTTATCCAAGGGGAGTGAAAACTAGAATATACACTGTTATTTGAGCATATTTGAGTGAAGCAACATCAAATTACATCCAATAATCTAAATGTGAGAGAATCAACTCTAGTAATAGTGAATCACACAACAAACGGACATAATCGTTCATATATTAGATCACACGCACATTTTGAACAACCATAGTAAAGAGTCAAATGATCCTCAATGCAAGTATCTTTAAGTCTATTTTCTAAGTGATGTATTCCCAAGGGTTATAAATTACAATGCGCCTTGGTACAAGGGAAAAACAAAAATTCTGTCAGAAATTTGGGCGGAAAGGTTGTGTACAATTGGCGCAAATAAGATCAAACAGCTTTCGCATGTTCTAAAATTGCCATGAAAATTAGGTTCAGTGAGAAACATACTTAGGACTTCAACAGTGAAATTTTTGGCTTCCCATTACTGTAAAATTGGTCCAATTGTGAATCCATTTAAGTAATTTTATTCTTCTTGAGCAAATTAGATCAAGTAAAATTTGAAACTTTTCACAATGGCTAATTTAAGAAGCAAACACAGTTGGTGTTTTCGGTGGGTGGTGAATTTAAGTGGATAAAATCCGACACTTTGGCCTTtaaattatttcttttgttgccTATTTTGATTTGTGTTGAGAAATTTTGGTTTTGGTGAAGGTTTACATAAGTTTTCCAATAGTGCTAACTGCTAAGAGTCTTTACACTAATACACTGGTTGTAATGCAGATTCGAGTGGAGTACAGTACCTGGGTGCTAGAGTGTCATCGCTTGTCTTTGGTTGTTTGTTAGGTAAAATGAACACGAATTGTTGTCGGGTCACTAGTTGGTGCAATACTCCGAAAGTTGCGCAGTGTCCTTTTGTGCTTGTGTAATTTTAGTGAACAGACAGAAAAAACTCTGAACGGCAAAGCAGTAAGGGACGATGGCTCGTTTCTAATAGTGCATCCCTTAGTAATCGTCCAATTTGTTATGGGTTCATATAGAAGAACAGAAGCAGATTGTGGCAACGACTCATCATTGATGATCCAATGAGTCGGCGTAATCTTTTGTCAAGATAAGACTTTCCGCAACATAGCAGCAGGCAGTTAGGGTGTTGATCGTTGGTGCCTGGTGGACTTGATTGTTGTTGGTTAAATCACAATGGAGGTAGACTTATGTAAATTGCATCAGCAGATGGACAACGTCAGCTATGTTTACCAAGATGACGGCACACACTAAAAAGAATTACAACGTTAACAATATAATGGTTATGGTTGGGATGCTTCATGAGTTTGAATGATCTAGATGAAGAAATGGTAGTCAACGATGCCTCAACTATTGTTACCTGAGACGACATTCGAATTGGAACGGGAACGGAAACAAGAAACGCAACCTAAATTGACTTGGGAACGATTAGGTACAAGATACATtgtgtataaaaaaataaatttgaaaacaaaattgaattaaaatgatttttcttCTTTAAGAAGTTGTTTTTAAGTGGAACTTTTTTAGCTTTCTAGAATTCATCTCGTTTTTCCtcccttcttttttcttttaaagtgTAAATGAAGGCCAAAATACCTTTTGAAAAAGGTCTTATACATCAGAACGTCACCTTTAGCGATTTGGATTGCGTTTTGTGGTGATTGGGAACGAATATTCCCGGACCGCGGAACATGGCTACGTTCTACGTTCCATGTAACTATGGTCTCAACAAATATTTTTCGTCCACAAATACACAGAACGGAGCATATCCAAGCTGAACGGGTGGAAGTTGCTATCCATGAGAAAGTTGTCAAAGAGGTGATTGGCTTTTGGCTGAACTCATGGTTGACGATGTCGACGACAAAGGTATTTTGATTCTGATCTTCCTACAAGTGTTATTTATGACACTAAATATTGATGAGGACACAGTAGCTACACAGTGAAGCAAGTCATTTGATACACCAAAGTATCTTCTGATTTTTCTAATGATTGACAACATTAAGAAGGAATGCATGCATTGACACttctacaaaacaaaaatttgaatttactgCTGGAATTTCAGATACAGTGGCAGGGTTTTCAGGGTATCCAGATGGTGATGGAGCCATGTGAAGGATATTTGATCTTGTTCCTAAGGTTTAGTGCTAACCTTAACAAAATTTGAGGTCAAATTTTCCAAAGATAGCAAGGCCTTAAAATGGATTATTGGCCAGCCTATTCATCATTGGGTTTGGCTAATTTTGTGTCCAAAGCCAACATTTCGTGAGGTGTTGACGAACTGGCTGCCATTTCTGTTGGGACATATAAAATAGCCACAGTGTACAATTACATGATTAGGAGCAAATCATGGTAGTCTAGTTAAATTAGAGTCCAACGTGTGTGACGTGCAACAAGGAACCTAGCTAGTTTAGTTCATATGAAGTTTTATATTGTTGCTTCTTAAGTAATTAGAAGCACAGATTAGCTAGGACTAGGAGTCTTAGCTTATAGATGCTTGATTGAAAAATTTGTACATGTTAGAGATTGAAGTATATTTTTCTAGAACAATTCTACCTAAAAACGGTTTATCCTAGGTGAGTGAAACCAGAATATACAAATGGTTATTTGAGCATTGTGAGTGAAATAGTGTCAAATTGCATCCATTAATCTAAGTTTGTGTGAAGCACGATGGTTGAAGAGGTTGTGAGTTGACTGAGAGTGAATCACACAGTAAACAGTCTTGATAGTTCATAAGTTCGATCATACACACATTTTGAAACTCCATTGTTTAAGAGTCGAGTTATCCTCTTTGCAAAGATTTTAAGCCTATTGAGTCGAGTATTCCTAAGGGTTATAGGGTAATTGCATATAGAGCATATGATCTTCATTAATTGAGCACACACAGCATCACATTATCTAGACTTAATTCAGGCTTTCATTAAATGAGCATCACATTATCAAGATACAAATCTTGATGGCAGAGTGTAACAAATCAGCCAAGATAGTAACAAAAACTGACTTTATTAATAAATACAAGAACGATACTATGGGACGTTCGAGTCTCCCAAATACTCCTAAGTGTTTCCACTTCTCTCTCTAGTTATTTCCTATCCTTTTTCATCCcatactcccttctatttataagaTATGGGAGGGAAATACAAACAAGAATTAAAGCTAATAAAAAACTAACTAACATAACAACCTAAAATACAACTCTAactaacttttatttatttacattacTTAAGACCCTAAGAATATGCCATGTATGACAGAGAGTCAGACATCAAGACTTGAGACCAACAGAACTTCCAAGTTCCAATGGACAACCTTAAAACACTTTCTTTCTTACCTTTtggattaaaaaattaatgaattcATCAATAGAAGGACAAACAAGTCAAATCTGGATTGCATACTCCATTTGCCTCCTAACTTCCAATcctaaaaactaaatattcacTTGAATCATATCAGCTACAAACAAAAAAGTGAAGATTATTAAGTATAATTTGTATAATTAGTCCACTTAAATATGGTAAAACATAGGAGGCATTTGAATATCCAAGCTTTGAAACAACAGAAGTTAACATAAACCCCTAAAACTCATCtacatatcaaataaaaaaaatcttggaGAAAAATGTAATTGTTCAGAGTTTAAATGAGGACATGTACACACAAGTCACAACACGATTATCAATACTCAGTTGAACGTGATTAATCAATTCCAGTTTACAATAGTAGATATGGAACTCACCACTCAAATCAAGCAAATTGCATAAAGCGGGGCAATTCCCAATGCTTGAAACCATAGTAATTGCACACCAGACTTTCTGGTAGTCCTCTCTTGATGTCCGGATAATACACAACTTTGTGATTGGATTCACATACTTAACTACAAAAATACACACTTAAAGTCAAAAGCGGGCAAACTGATTTATTATTGGAACAAGAATGTAAACCATTAGACACATACCCTGGAAGGACCCAAGTGAAGAAGCCAAACCGCACTCCCCAAAGTTGACAAGAATGCTGTCTTTAATTGCTTTCGACACATTGAATTGGGTAACAATAATAGGATCATCTACCACGAGATCCTTGTTTGGATCTAAAAAAATTTCCAACACCATGTACCTATTTTTGAATCCCACCATGATGTCTGACCTGTTTGGATTGCATACAACAAGAAAAGCTTTCCTACAtcaattcattattaatcaaacTTATGACTAAAAACATTATCAGAATGTTGAAGATGTTGTTTGCAAGAAATAGTTGACTAGCTATAGACATTAGTAACAACTAATAATCCCTTCATACTCTATCATTACAACATTCGAATAATGAAGGAGCAATATATTCATCCTCGATACATATGCATCAATGGTATGCaccaaaatttctttaatattatttaagatACTTGAGCATGTTTATGAAAGAATACTTTAAAAACGCCTTTTAAGTAAAACTAAATGAATATGGACTTGTACTTATTAGTTCATTGCTTAATATCTTTGAGATGAATATGGTGTCAAATTACATTGTTCTAAGAAGTAAGAAGACCCTATGTATAGGTAAGTAATTGGGTCATGCAAGTGAACATTCCCTAACATTCGCATATCAAAGCGATTGCAAGTCCTTGACTTAACACGTGTCTTTTACCAGTCCGTTCTCAATGTCATAGCCTCATGATTCACTGATTGTCTGATTTCCATGCAAATTGCGAATCACGCATAGAAAACAGCAATTTCTTGTTAGTTTTGTCATTTTGAGTAAATCATGAattaaaaaagcaaattagaaGAATCATGTTACAACATCCGCTTATGAAACACGATCTGCAACCGGCAACATCAACTCATCTTTTTTGAGGTTGTCTAATGACTCTTGTACAGATGTTTTGCTTATTTAAGCAAAAGGATCTATATATCCTGAAGGTTCTAGACAATACTCATACAATAGAGTATTGAAATTTGATACTAACATATTGgaaatatgaatatatgataaccCATACAATAGTGTATTCATATTTAATACTTTTACTTATTATCTTAGAGATGAATATATATGATTAATAAGTACTAAAATAGTGTATGATACTTGCTAATAAAATAGAAGTAACTGATAGTTTAGGAGAACACTTCATAGTTTAAAATAATAGTACCTGAATCCCATTTTCTTACACCAATTCAAAAGAAAAGCTCTCACATTTTACACGAAAGTGAAGCATAAAGGGGAATGAGTGAGGAATACTTTTATAGAAGTTCTACTAGCTAGATTAGAAGCAAGTCGGTAGTATGAACAAAATGATAATAATGTCATTATTTGCATTCCTCTGAAGACAAATCAAAGCATTACATTTTACTTGTAAAGATTATGAATGAGTCTTTACAGGTAAATACTCAAAAAGATATCATACAGAAACAATAGAAAAACACTCAAACTGAAATAATACTAAATTACTCAAACAACAATGCTCCACAGTTAAACATCAAGAAATAatacaggaaaaaaaaaacatactcaAAAATTATCATGAACGAAAATTAAaacgaaaatcaaaatgaaaaaaatgaaagcaTTGTATCAGTTTAGGAAAAACATCTCAAACTAGCATTATATCTCTAATAACATTATTTCTCTAATAGAAATATAGCATTATATCAAAGAAATCTCAAACTGATTTAGATAAGAACAGAACCCATCACACCTACAGGTAGAAGAAGCTCGGGTGAAGGAAAATGGAAAATCAGTTAATACTAGATACCTGTGCTATTCTGTCGCCTCTTGTCGGACGTGAAGAAGACGTCGCCGGTGAGCTCTGTCGAACGTGAAGAAAGGGGAAAAGGAAGAAATGGGTTAGGGCGAATATCAGAAGAGAAGAAGTCTTCAGTTAAGAATGCGAATTAGGATAGAGTAAATTAAGAAAACTAATATAATaacttgtaaaaaaaaattatctttagttttttatttgaatttttacaaTAAACATTCAAGAGTAGTtcatcaatttttaaaaatatacctAAAATTATAAAGATATATAATGTTGTGATTATATCATTTTCGAAAACTTTACTAAAACAACTTGTTATAGGGACTTAATTGTCGCAAATGAtctttaatatgataataattatttttgtttaattttatgtagattttaaattctagttGTAAAAGTAATGTCACATAAGCACCACATCTCTGTAAAAACTTTGTCATTTGGCAAAAGTGCTATAAAcatgacatttgtcatttagcaactcttttatttaattgtatGATTGAATGATACAATGTGTTGAAATATAACATAAAAGTTAAT
Proteins encoded in this region:
- the LOC130825944 gene encoding probable ribonuclease P/MRP protein subunit POP5; translated protein: MVGFKNRYMVLEIFLDPNKDLVVDDPIIVTQFNVSKAIKDSILVNFGECGLASSLGSFQVKYVNPITKLCIIRTSREDYQKVWCAITMVSSIGNCPALCNLLDLSGSIKACKKAALSCEEGKFEQYKLVKGGQVADELNQQMQNCLEKIKVLEH